One stretch of Natronobacterium texcoconense DNA includes these proteins:
- a CDS encoding glycosyltransferase family 87 protein, with protein MRRPLVSRPYLGAWLVLLWSAALAYSTYVNFLGLSFRPLEWSPDDRLGVNYYVYHYSAEALLAGEDFYAATPPGFGDHYTYLYPPVTILTWVPFTALESFHGFLLLTAITIAVSAASAVAIVRFVEDGWDRTLGWLDVGAIFLFFLGIHSTGTLNFGNINLLLAAGIVFGFLALDRGREVTAGVLFGAVALMKVFPALVGLYLLRIRSWAAIAGATATGLGGLAASAIVFGPDTLYRFFFEILLPRSDTAAFVGGYPPDGTYYVTIQRPLSHIIWNVYPDAPAAVLPIAAALVLGAVLAYCYLGLETKTDHLVAIHATLTATVIFMSSFRFYLALVFLSWVPLLYVWHEEPDDQRRGQAVVLGVGLLAVAYLWYAPLIWSYWPLVVAFFAAGVGVVYAWYEDVVPTLFVLGGLIASITSRPSSMVSNVQEYPGPLSTLLEPLVTVGTLQLYGLLVMLAACLLYKYRQGVGVADVREAGRVLRTDLEEGTRTVRARLNG; from the coding sequence ATGCGTCGCCCGCTCGTTTCACGTCCGTACCTCGGGGCGTGGCTCGTCCTCCTGTGGAGTGCTGCCCTCGCGTACAGCACCTACGTCAATTTCCTCGGACTCTCTTTCCGACCGCTCGAGTGGAGTCCCGACGATCGACTCGGCGTCAACTACTACGTCTACCACTACTCGGCCGAAGCATTGCTCGCCGGTGAAGACTTCTACGCCGCGACGCCACCCGGCTTCGGCGACCACTACACCTATCTCTACCCGCCGGTCACGATCCTCACCTGGGTACCGTTTACCGCACTCGAGTCGTTCCACGGCTTCCTCCTCCTGACCGCCATCACGATCGCGGTGTCGGCGGCGTCGGCGGTTGCGATCGTCCGGTTCGTCGAGGACGGCTGGGATCGAACGCTGGGATGGCTCGACGTCGGTGCGATCTTCCTCTTTTTCCTGGGTATCCACTCGACGGGAACGCTCAACTTCGGCAACATCAATCTCCTGCTGGCTGCCGGGATCGTCTTCGGCTTCCTCGCGCTCGATCGGGGCCGGGAGGTCACGGCCGGCGTGCTCTTCGGTGCGGTCGCGCTGATGAAGGTGTTTCCGGCGCTTGTCGGCCTCTACCTGCTGCGAATCCGGTCGTGGGCGGCCATCGCGGGTGCGACGGCGACCGGACTCGGCGGGCTGGCAGCCTCGGCGATCGTCTTCGGTCCCGACACGCTCTATCGCTTTTTCTTCGAGATTCTACTGCCACGCAGCGACACGGCCGCGTTCGTCGGTGGCTATCCCCCGGACGGCACCTACTACGTGACGATCCAGCGCCCGCTCTCCCACATCATCTGGAACGTCTACCCCGACGCACCCGCCGCCGTCCTCCCGATCGCTGCCGCGCTCGTCCTCGGGGCCGTCCTCGCGTACTGCTATCTGGGCCTCGAGACGAAGACCGACCACCTCGTCGCGATCCACGCGACGCTGACGGCGACCGTGATCTTCATGTCCTCGTTCCGGTTCTACCTGGCGCTCGTGTTCCTCTCGTGGGTCCCGCTGCTGTACGTCTGGCACGAGGAACCCGACGACCAGCGACGGGGACAGGCGGTCGTCCTCGGGGTTGGCCTTCTCGCCGTCGCGTACCTCTGGTACGCTCCGCTGATCTGGTCGTACTGGCCGCTCGTCGTCGCGTTCTTCGCCGCTGGAGTCGGCGTCGTCTACGCCTGGTACGAGGACGTCGTGCCGACGCTGTTCGTCCTCGGCGGACTGATCGCCAGCATCACCAGCCGTCCCTCGTCGATGGTCTCGAACGTCCAGGAGTATCCCGGCCCGCTGTCGACGCTGCTCGAACCGCTCGTTACCGTGGGAACGCTCCAGTTGTACGGCCTGCTGGTCATGCTCGCGGCCTGTCTGCTCTACAAGTACCGGCAGGGGGTCGGCGTCGCGGACGTCCGCGAGGCAGGACGGGTGCTCCGGACCGACCTCGAGGAGGGCACGCGAACGGTTCGAGCACGCCTGAACGGCTGA
- a CDS encoding alpha/beta fold hydrolase, whose protein sequence is MPTASNGDVSLFYEREGEGETVVFVPEAGLGGWSWGWQHAALAGPFEVVVWDLRGTGRSDAPPGPYDLETLADDLEAVLADCNARNVHVVGLGLGGAIALEAARTSSRVETLALIGTAARESEFDLEGLFAPPDDREGLRESLETALSAEFREDQPEVVDGIVDWRADGDADRAGWEAQVGALEGFDATDWLVEVTQPARVLHGTDDALVPASAGRELARGLPRGEYVELEGAGHLATIEQSRTVNDLLVGFLEEWTDD, encoded by the coding sequence ATGCCAACTGCGTCGAACGGAGACGTCTCGCTGTTCTACGAACGCGAGGGCGAGGGCGAAACCGTCGTCTTCGTCCCGGAAGCCGGCCTCGGCGGCTGGTCGTGGGGCTGGCAACACGCCGCGCTTGCCGGTCCCTTCGAGGTCGTCGTCTGGGACCTCCGGGGAACTGGGCGCTCGGACGCGCCACCAGGACCGTACGACCTCGAGACGCTCGCAGACGACCTCGAGGCGGTACTGGCCGACTGCAATGCACGCAACGTCCACGTCGTCGGGCTCGGACTCGGCGGCGCGATCGCACTCGAGGCCGCCCGGACCTCGAGTCGCGTCGAGACACTTGCGCTGATCGGCACCGCTGCCCGCGAGTCGGAATTCGATCTCGAGGGACTGTTCGCTCCGCCGGACGACCGGGAGGGGCTTCGAGAGTCGCTCGAGACGGCTCTCTCGGCAGAGTTCCGCGAGGACCAACCGGAGGTCGTCGACGGAATCGTCGACTGGCGGGCGGACGGCGACGCCGACCGCGCAGGCTGGGAGGCACAGGTCGGCGCGCTCGAGGGGTTCGACGCGACCGACTGGCTCGTCGAGGTAACTCAGCCAGCGCGGGTCTTGCACGGAACCGACGACGCACTGGTTCCTGCGTCGGCCGGTCGAGAACTGGCCCGAGGGCTGCCGCGTGGCGAGTACGTCGAACTCGAGGGGGCGGGCCACCTCGCGACGATCGAGCAGTCGCGGACGGTCAACGATTTGCTCGTGGGGTTTCTCGAGGAGTGGACGGACGACTAG
- a CDS encoding Zn-dependent oxidoreductase — protein MTESDSTPSIECTLSADERTERAEHIRSALGDRYEGVTERENGYTLRFDGSDETLAALATFVANERQCCSFAEYAIDVSPPYEETWLTITGPDGTKSVFEGLSDRLDETEGTD, from the coding sequence ATGACGGAATCAGATTCGACACCATCGATCGAGTGCACGTTGAGTGCCGACGAACGAACGGAACGCGCCGAGCACATCCGATCCGCTCTCGGCGACCGCTACGAGGGCGTCACCGAACGCGAGAACGGCTACACCCTGCGCTTCGACGGCAGCGACGAGACGCTGGCCGCTCTCGCGACGTTCGTCGCGAACGAACGACAGTGCTGCTCGTTCGCCGAGTACGCCATCGACGTCTCGCCGCCGTACGAGGAGACGTGGCTGACTATCACCGGTCCCGACGGAACGAAATCGGTGTTCGAGGGCTTGAGCGATCGCCTGGACGAAACGGAAGGGACTGACTGA
- a CDS encoding winged helix-turn-helix transcriptional regulator, giving the protein MSENPTSTDTGRQKPAENASCCCPIGGVLDLLSRKYAIQVICVVGALEPVRYGEIEDAFGDVSSSTLSARLNELTDADLLEREQHDTIPPQVEYRLTTDGTELCELLQPLVRWAEDRSLSEQ; this is encoded by the coding sequence ATGTCCGAGAATCCAACGTCGACCGATACCGGCCGTCAGAAACCGGCCGAAAACGCCAGCTGTTGTTGTCCGATCGGCGGAGTACTGGACCTGCTGAGCAGGAAATACGCGATCCAGGTGATCTGCGTCGTCGGCGCGCTAGAACCGGTCAGGTACGGCGAGATCGAAGACGCGTTCGGTGACGTCAGCAGTTCGACGCTGTCGGCACGACTGAACGAGTTGACCGACGCCGACCTCTTAGAGCGCGAGCAACACGATACGATCCCGCCGCAGGTCGAGTATCGGCTCACCACCGACGGCACGGAACTTTGCGAGTTGCTGCAGCCGCTGGTGCGGTGGGCCGAGGACCGGTCACTCTCCGAACAGTGA
- a CDS encoding AMP-binding protein, with amino-acid sequence MTLSLASRADRFPARTAVVDVSEEKLYAPAETIDEKAVTYAELSRAADRTAARLAKLGIGAGDTVSFLSRNRVATLSAFFACRRLGATFAPISHWLTPATIERPVEVLEPDLVVAERAQSDLVGSIPTEETVMLDEFVDSAPDDLEFDGTETDASDPLLALHGDGGQPVVTFSERTLEWNCISTLVAWGISRNDVAPLVSPLFSTDGLVRTALPLLYVGGELLLDRAFDPGDTLTALGERDATLLVGRARSLRDLGADSRFGEALASVDRLVCEGEIPDGVFEAARKSSTSILRAYGRLECPTAFCWAGDESEDAGVGRPMPDCRARLTDDGTVLEGPVEGRLELSGRLVAEGYASVTGGDEPATPDTGDETAARGRFSNGWLETEASFRRDKRGNYRPAPSG; translated from the coding sequence GTGACTCTCTCGCTGGCCAGCCGAGCCGACCGATTTCCGGCCCGAACTGCTGTCGTCGACGTCTCGGAGGAGAAACTGTACGCGCCGGCGGAGACGATCGACGAGAAGGCGGTCACCTACGCTGAACTCTCGAGGGCGGCCGACAGGACGGCAGCACGACTCGCGAAACTCGGGATCGGAGCCGGCGATACGGTTTCCTTTCTGAGCCGGAATCGCGTCGCCACGCTGTCGGCGTTCTTCGCGTGTCGTCGACTTGGCGCAACGTTCGCGCCGATTTCGCACTGGCTGACGCCGGCGACGATCGAGCGCCCGGTCGAGGTCCTCGAACCGGATCTCGTCGTCGCCGAACGCGCCCAGTCGGACCTCGTCGGCTCGATCCCGACGGAAGAGACCGTGATGCTCGACGAGTTCGTCGATTCAGCGCCCGACGACCTCGAGTTCGACGGAACCGAGACCGACGCGTCCGATCCGTTGCTCGCGCTCCACGGCGATGGCGGCCAGCCAGTCGTGACGTTCTCCGAACGCACGCTCGAGTGGAACTGCATCTCGACGCTCGTCGCGTGGGGCATCTCCCGGAACGACGTCGCGCCGCTCGTATCACCGCTGTTCTCGACCGACGGACTCGTCCGGACCGCGCTTCCGTTGCTGTACGTCGGCGGCGAACTGCTGCTGGATCGGGCGTTCGATCCTGGGGACACGCTGACCGCGCTCGGTGAACGGGATGCAACGTTACTCGTCGGGCGCGCTCGGTCGCTTCGGGACCTGGGAGCCGATTCACGATTCGGAGAGGCGCTCGCATCGGTCGATCGGCTGGTCTGTGAAGGCGAGATTCCCGACGGCGTGTTCGAGGCCGCACGCAAGTCGAGCACGTCGATTCTCCGGGCGTACGGTCGCCTCGAGTGTCCCACGGCGTTTTGCTGGGCCGGTGACGAGAGCGAGGACGCCGGCGTTGGCCGCCCGATGCCTGACTGTCGCGCTCGATTGACCGACGACGGGACCGTCCTCGAGGGGCCAGTCGAGGGTCGACTCGAGCTTTCGGGACGGCTCGTAGCCGAGGGCTACGCAAGCGTTACCGGAGGAGACGAGCCAGCGACGCCCGATACTGGCGACGAGACGGCGGCTCGAGGTCGATTCTCGAACGGCTGGCTCGAAACCGAAGCGTCGTTTCGACGCGACAAACGGGGGAATTACCGTCCAGCGCCGTCAGGGTAA
- a CDS encoding type 1 glutamine amidotransferase, whose product MSKLRIAVLNAAHRDANTTRNFRRELDASIAEFDVTDGTVPDHFDFDGVVVTGSRSSVYWDEEWIETTKDWVSDAIDCGLPFLGVCWGHQLLADVLGGTVEEMGVYEVGYSDIEQTADSSLFDGVPEEFTAFTSHFDAVTELPPGATPIAENDYSNHGFRHEHVFGVQFHPEYDRKTARELVERKDLSEERLESILAEITPENYRAACPAKLVFDNFLEYVRDLETADAPAEASAEMETATASQLD is encoded by the coding sequence ATGAGTAAACTTCGTATCGCCGTCCTGAACGCCGCTCATCGGGACGCGAATACGACGCGGAACTTTCGACGCGAACTCGATGCCTCGATCGCCGAATTCGACGTCACTGACGGCACCGTCCCCGACCACTTCGACTTCGACGGCGTCGTAGTCACGGGATCGCGATCGTCGGTCTACTGGGACGAAGAGTGGATCGAGACGACGAAAGACTGGGTCTCCGACGCAATCGACTGCGGACTCCCCTTCCTCGGGGTCTGCTGGGGCCACCAGCTACTCGCCGACGTCCTCGGCGGTACCGTCGAGGAGATGGGCGTCTACGAGGTCGGCTACAGTGATATCGAACAGACTGCCGACTCGAGCCTGTTCGACGGCGTTCCCGAGGAGTTTACCGCCTTCACCAGCCACTTCGATGCAGTCACGGAACTCCCACCCGGCGCCACGCCGATCGCCGAAAACGACTACTCGAACCACGGCTTCCGCCACGAGCACGTCTTCGGCGTCCAGTTCCACCCCGAGTACGACAGGAAGACCGCCCGCGAACTCGTCGAGCGAAAGGACCTCTCCGAGGAACGCCTCGAGTCGATCCTCGCCGAGATCACCCCCGAGAACTATCGCGCCGCCTGTCCTGCAAAACTCGTCTTCGACAACTTCCTCGAGTACGTTCGCGACCTCGAGACGGCTGACGCTCCGGCGGAGGCGTCCGCCGAGATGGAGACTGCGACGGCGAGTCAACTGGATTGA
- a CDS encoding ABC transporter ATP-binding protein: MEEVSKYFDGGETVANYRVNLEAEDGEFVVILGPSGCGKTTALRLIAGLEEPSDGDIYFDDQRVNRWSPSDRNVAMVFQNYALYPHMTVRENIAYPLKVRGIPPDERDRRIEEVTELLHIEGQIAKRPAALSGGQRQRVALARAIVREPSVFLLDEPLSNLDAKLRQEMRSELKRLQDELAITTIYVTHNQEEAMSMADTVVVMNQGTIQQVAPPEELYSRPRTEWVARFIGSPPMNLFEGQRQDGSITVGEAGTVSLEGVAGARGTDGDGDVSLGVRPEDLFISTEPPESGNAIEGRVDTVEPLGEYTLVNVAVNDQLVNVKVGDAAVGRGDRVYLTFDDSDAYLYDEDGELVTRTPSPQTT, from the coding sequence ATGGAGGAAGTTAGCAAATACTTCGACGGGGGCGAGACCGTCGCGAACTACCGGGTAAATCTCGAGGCCGAGGACGGCGAGTTCGTCGTCATCCTGGGGCCCTCTGGCTGTGGGAAGACCACGGCGCTCCGGCTCATCGCCGGCCTCGAGGAGCCCTCGGACGGAGATATCTACTTCGACGACCAGCGGGTCAACAGGTGGTCGCCGAGCGACCGGAACGTGGCGATGGTGTTCCAGAACTACGCGCTGTACCCACACATGACCGTCCGGGAGAACATCGCCTATCCGCTGAAGGTGCGGGGTATTCCGCCCGACGAACGGGATCGACGTATCGAGGAGGTAACGGAGTTGCTTCACATCGAGGGACAGATCGCCAAGCGCCCGGCCGCGCTGAGCGGCGGGCAGCGCCAGCGGGTCGCGCTCGCGCGGGCGATCGTTCGGGAGCCGTCGGTGTTCCTGCTGGACGAACCGCTGTCGAACCTGGACGCGAAACTCCGCCAGGAGATGCGTAGCGAGCTGAAACGGCTCCAGGACGAACTCGCCATTACGACCATCTACGTCACCCACAATCAGGAGGAGGCGATGAGCATGGCCGACACCGTCGTCGTGATGAACCAGGGGACGATCCAGCAGGTCGCGCCACCGGAGGAACTCTACTCCCGACCGCGAACGGAGTGGGTGGCTCGATTCATCGGCTCGCCGCCGATGAACCTGTTCGAGGGACAGCGGCAGGACGGCTCGATTACTGTCGGCGAGGCCGGAACCGTCAGTCTCGAGGGCGTGGCGGGCGCTCGTGGAACGGACGGTGACGGCGACGTCTCGCTGGGCGTCCGCCCGGAGGATCTGTTTATCTCGACGGAGCCCCCGGAGAGCGGCAACGCCATCGAGGGGAGGGTCGACACCGTCGAGCCCCTGGGCGAGTACACGCTCGTCAACGTCGCCGTCAACGACCAGCTCGTGAACGTAAAAGTGGGTGACGCGGCTGTCGGTCGGGGCGACCGGGTGTACCTGACGTTCGACGACTCGGACGCCTACCTCTACGACGAGGACGGTGAACTGGTCACTCGAACGCCCAGTCCACAGACCACGTAG
- a CDS encoding carbohydrate ABC transporter permease, producing MSLRDYVDGLEVTDGSSLYLDVDREKVIALVVFLVPGMTIFGIFSVGPIVYSAIGSFFSWDAFSMETFIGLDNWIRTFRDPLVINWDNLRSWQFPMGALPQNLLWVVLHVPISTVLGLAVALLFADLRGRRILRSMVFLGFTVPTIVIGLVLLFIYDPQAGVFNELLRVVGQEDLVRNWTQSPQVAIYALIAGGIWVQTGFNMLLYSSALAAIDPSLIESAKVDGAGPYRRFRDIIWPLVKPVTAVVVIMGIIWVLRVFDIVYAAGGSAGGPNHVYSVLGIEVYRAAFEPPIDYGKAMVVALVQLVIVAPLAAYIARMG from the coding sequence ATGAGCTTACGGGATTACGTCGACGGTCTCGAGGTGACGGATGGCTCCTCCCTGTACCTGGACGTCGACCGCGAGAAAGTGATCGCGCTCGTCGTCTTTCTGGTGCCAGGGATGACGATCTTCGGGATCTTCTCGGTGGGGCCGATCGTCTACTCGGCGATCGGGAGCTTCTTCTCGTGGGATGCGTTCTCGATGGAGACGTTCATCGGACTGGACAACTGGATTCGGACGTTCAGGGATCCGCTCGTCATCAACTGGGACAACCTGCGGAGCTGGCAGTTCCCGATGGGTGCGCTCCCCCAGAACCTCCTCTGGGTAGTGTTGCACGTCCCGATTAGCACCGTTCTGGGACTCGCGGTGGCCCTGCTGTTTGCCGACCTGCGGGGACGGCGTATCCTCCGTTCGATGGTCTTTCTCGGGTTTACCGTTCCGACGATCGTCATCGGGCTCGTTTTGCTTTTCATCTACGATCCCCAGGCCGGGGTTTTCAACGAACTGCTGCGCGTGGTCGGACAAGAGGACCTCGTCCGCAACTGGACGCAGTCGCCACAGGTGGCGATCTACGCGCTGATCGCCGGCGGGATCTGGGTCCAGACGGGGTTCAACATGTTGCTCTATAGCTCGGCGCTCGCCGCGATCGATCCGTCGTTGATCGAGTCGGCGAAAGTCGATGGTGCGGGTCCGTACCGCCGGTTCAGGGACATCATCTGGCCGCTGGTCAAACCCGTGACTGCGGTCGTCGTCATCATGGGCATCATCTGGGTGCTCCGGGTGTTCGACATCGTCTACGCCGCTGGCGGCTCCGCCGGCGGCCCGAACCACGTCTACTCCGTGCTCGGCATCGAGGTGTACCGGGCCGCGTTCGAACCGCCGATCGACTACGGGAAGGCGATGGTGGTGGCGCTCGTCCAGCTCGTGATCGTCGCCCCACTCGCCGCCTACATCGCCCGCATGGGCTGA
- a CDS encoding carbohydrate ABC transporter permease has product MSEDDFEPTQPGTDSEQAADGRGYLSVEEVPDTAPARELDWPTRIANATPSLPRLLKYAVAIAVAVLWIVPFLGLFMASLRPLSEIIQGWWHVEGMTLTLENYRQAWDYQTAPMGRALLNTFIVTVPSVLVVMLLGAMAAYPFARFEFPLKTTLFFLILLVMAAPPELVAMGNYNTLREVGLFDTYMGLILVHIGWGLGWVVLFLRNYLLGIPEELEEAARIDGASRFQIFRTIILPLSAPALVSVAVIQFTWVWNAFFFPLVFMRSPELYLAPQVLPLMRGRIQVEWGLVAAGSVLTMIVPIVLFLMLERYYKQGMVAAVTD; this is encoded by the coding sequence ATGAGTGAAGACGACTTCGAACCGACGCAACCGGGCACCGATTCCGAACAGGCGGCCGACGGACGAGGCTATCTCTCCGTCGAGGAGGTCCCAGACACCGCACCCGCGAGGGAACTCGACTGGCCGACGCGGATCGCAAACGCCACGCCGTCGCTGCCGCGACTGCTCAAGTACGCCGTCGCCATCGCAGTCGCGGTCCTCTGGATCGTCCCGTTTCTCGGACTCTTTATGGCCTCGCTGCGACCGCTCAGCGAGATCATCCAGGGCTGGTGGCACGTAGAGGGGATGACGCTCACCCTCGAGAACTACCGCCAGGCCTGGGACTACCAGACGGCACCGATGGGACGAGCGTTGCTCAACACCTTCATCGTTACCGTCCCCTCCGTGCTCGTGGTGATGCTTCTGGGAGCGATGGCGGCCTACCCCTTCGCCCGCTTCGAGTTCCCGCTGAAGACGACGCTGTTCTTCCTGATCCTGCTGGTGATGGCCGCGCCGCCGGAACTGGTCGCGATGGGCAACTACAACACGCTGCGGGAGGTGGGCCTGTTCGACACCTACATGGGGCTGATACTGGTCCACATCGGCTGGGGGCTGGGATGGGTCGTGCTTTTCCTGCGGAACTACCTGCTTGGCATTCCGGAGGAACTCGAGGAAGCCGCACGGATCGACGGCGCGTCTCGGTTCCAGATCTTCCGGACGATCATTCTGCCGCTGTCGGCCCCTGCACTGGTCTCGGTCGCCGTCATCCAGTTCACCTGGGTCTGGAACGCCTTCTTCTTCCCGCTCGTGTTCATGCGTTCGCCGGAACTCTATCTCGCGCCGCAGGTGCTGCCGCTAATGAGGGGGCGCATTCAGGTCGAATGGGGGCTCGTCGCCGCCGGATCGGTGCTGACGATGATCGTCCCCATCGTGTTGTTCCTGATGCTCGAGCGGTACTACAAGCAGGGGATGGTCGCCGCCGTCACGGACTGA
- a CDS encoding ABC transporter substrate-binding protein, whose protein sequence is MGERNRLVDRRTVLRGMGAGAVGLAGVGAVGTAAAQDEVTVTAVWTGGEEEDFLAVVDHVEDETGIDISYEPRDTEAILTGTLMDYEAGVATADIVVMPSPARVQADGERGHLTSLDDIWDDEEFTPDPDFVTADGEAYAAPFAMDLKPGFWYRESFFEDNDLEEPEDYAEFEELLSEIDGIEGVEAPLASGNGDGWPLSDVTEAFILRQDDGAELQRNLVEGDAEFTDDRVVTAFEEVQDLLEAGYFSEVRDFGVQYEFFWENETPLYFMGSWTPAFEAIEDPDDLDYFMLPGTEAMVAAENWLTVPEYSENVEEARTAVAEFVSADGQQVWAERGGFIASNADVPEEAYEVEIMGDLAEHAEEVDLVPDLDDTLGDPFQSEFWATLTGLWAQPDQDVESLVQGLDDVLQETVEGEPGL, encoded by the coding sequence ATGGGCGAGCGCAACAGGCTGGTCGATCGGCGTACTGTACTACGAGGAATGGGTGCTGGAGCGGTCGGACTCGCGGGCGTCGGTGCCGTCGGAACGGCGGCCGCACAGGACGAGGTCACCGTAACCGCGGTCTGGACCGGTGGAGAAGAGGAGGACTTCCTCGCCGTCGTCGACCACGTCGAGGACGAGACGGGTATCGATATTTCGTACGAACCACGGGATACCGAGGCCATTCTGACTGGAACCCTGATGGACTACGAGGCGGGCGTCGCGACCGCAGACATCGTCGTCATGCCGTCGCCAGCGCGAGTCCAGGCGGACGGCGAGCGGGGCCATCTGACCTCGCTCGACGACATCTGGGACGACGAGGAGTTCACCCCCGATCCGGACTTCGTGACCGCCGACGGGGAGGCCTACGCGGCCCCGTTCGCGATGGACCTGAAGCCCGGCTTCTGGTATCGGGAGTCGTTCTTCGAGGACAACGACCTCGAGGAGCCCGAGGACTACGCGGAGTTCGAGGAACTGCTCTCGGAGATCGACGGGATCGAGGGCGTCGAGGCACCGCTCGCCTCGGGTAACGGCGACGGCTGGCCGCTGAGCGACGTGACGGAGGCCTTTATCCTCCGGCAGGACGACGGTGCCGAACTCCAGCGAAACCTCGTCGAGGGCGACGCCGAGTTTACGGACGACCGCGTCGTCACCGCGTTCGAAGAGGTCCAGGACCTCCTCGAGGCGGGCTACTTCAGCGAAGTCCGGGACTTCGGCGTCCAGTACGAGTTCTTCTGGGAGAACGAGACACCGCTTTACTTCATGGGGTCGTGGACCCCGGCGTTCGAGGCGATCGAGGATCCGGACGACCTCGACTACTTCATGCTCCCCGGAACGGAGGCGATGGTCGCTGCCGAAAACTGGCTTACCGTGCCGGAGTACTCCGAGAACGTCGAGGAGGCACGGACGGCCGTCGCGGAGTTCGTCTCCGCGGACGGCCAGCAGGTCTGGGCAGAGCGGGGCGGTTTCATCGCCTCGAACGCCGACGTCCCCGAGGAGGCCTACGAGGTGGAGATCATGGGTGACCTCGCCGAACACGCCGAAGAAGTGGACCTCGTCCCCGACCTCGACGACACGCTCGGCGATCCGTTCCAGTCGGAGTTCTGGGCGACGTTGACCGGCCTCTGGGCACAGCCGGATCAGGACGTCGAGAGCCTCGTCCAGGGACTCGACGACGTCCTGCAGGAAACCGTCGAAGGCGAGCCAGGGCTGTAA
- the thrC gene encoding threonine synthase, which yields MSLSLSAEQPAAPAIADDGVWLECIACGETFAPFEDVRYTCDECDGLLEVRYADLPTFDDFEGQGVWRYAEALPLEEGVTTQEGATPLYEVPRLEDDIGVEALRIKHEGMNPTGSFKDRGMTIGVAVAKELGVGRLACASTGNTSAALAAYGSRGGMETLVLLPAGKVAAGKVAQASLHGARILEVDGNFDACLDIVQELAAKGEAYLLNSLNPFRLEGQKTIGLEILEGFLADYGTVPDRIVLPVGNAGNTAALYKAFRELVQAGELAEDEVPKLTGVQAEGAAPMVEAIENGADEVRRWDDVETRATAIRIGNPVNAPKALPGIRETGGTAIAVSDEEITEAQRDLASEGVGVEPASAASVAGLRKLRAEGIVDDDEHVACLTTGHLLKDPDAAAAAGADPEPVPAETEGVLASLASESSSAR from the coding sequence ATGAGTCTCAGTCTCTCGGCCGAACAACCGGCCGCGCCCGCCATCGCCGACGACGGCGTCTGGCTCGAGTGCATCGCCTGCGGCGAGACGTTCGCTCCCTTCGAGGACGTTCGCTACACCTGCGACGAGTGTGACGGATTGCTCGAGGTCCGCTACGCCGACCTCCCGACCTTCGACGACTTCGAGGGCCAGGGCGTCTGGCGCTACGCCGAGGCCTTGCCGCTCGAGGAAGGCGTCACCACCCAGGAGGGGGCGACGCCGCTGTACGAGGTGCCACGGCTCGAGGACGATATCGGTGTCGAGGCCCTGCGAATCAAACACGAGGGGATGAACCCGACGGGGTCGTTCAAGGATCGCGGGATGACCATCGGCGTCGCGGTCGCGAAGGAACTCGGCGTCGGTCGACTCGCTTGCGCTTCGACTGGAAACACGAGCGCCGCACTCGCGGCCTACGGTTCCCGCGGTGGGATGGAGACGCTCGTCCTGCTGCCCGCAGGGAAGGTCGCCGCGGGCAAGGTCGCCCAGGCGAGTCTCCACGGGGCGCGCATTCTCGAGGTCGACGGCAACTTCGACGCTTGCCTGGACATCGTCCAGGAACTCGCCGCGAAGGGTGAAGCCTACCTCCTCAACTCTCTCAATCCCTTCCGCCTCGAGGGCCAGAAGACGATCGGCCTCGAGATCCTCGAGGGATTCCTCGCCGACTACGGCACGGTCCCGGATCGGATCGTCCTCCCGGTCGGCAACGCGGGCAACACTGCGGCGCTGTACAAGGCGTTCCGCGAACTCGTGCAGGCGGGCGAACTCGCGGAAGACGAGGTCCCGAAACTGACCGGCGTCCAGGCCGAGGGTGCCGCACCGATGGTCGAGGCGATCGAGAACGGCGCGGACGAAGTCCGGCGCTGGGACGACGTCGAGACTCGTGCGACGGCGATCCGGATCGGCAACCCAGTCAACGCGCCGAAGGCGCTGCCGGGCATCCGCGAAACCGGCGGCACCGCAATCGCGGTGAGCGACGAGGAGATTACGGAGGCCCAGCGCGACCTCGCGAGCGAGGGCGTCGGCGTCGAGCCGGCCTCCGCCGCTTCGGTCGCGGGCCTGCGGAAACTGCGGGCGGAAGGTATCGTCGACGACGACGAGCACGTCGCCTGCCTGACGACCGGTCACCTGCTCAAAGATCCCGACGCGGCGGCGGCCGCTGGCGCGGATCCGGAGCCGGTGCCGGCGGAGACGGAAGGGGTTCTCGCGAGCCTTGCGAGTGAGAGTTCGTCGGCTCGATAG